Proteins encoded together in one Vigna angularis cultivar LongXiaoDou No.4 chromosome 5, ASM1680809v1, whole genome shotgun sequence window:
- the LOC128196648 gene encoding EPIDERMAL PATTERNING FACTOR-like protein 1, with product MDTTVKQTLCGNVLLLILFCTLIFSSGAAFIKDSEIGENLVSSTDRPKMLIGSSPPTCISRCNNCTPCKPILVPLPPPVPQQTHSTFEQPHTAFQRPDDFGPETVIWKCTCGGKLYNP from the exons ATGGATACCACAGTGAAGCAAACTCTTTGTGGCAATGTCTTGTTATTGATATTGTTTTGTACACTGATCTTCAGTAGCGGTGCTGCTTTTATCAAGG ACAGTGAAATTGGAGAAAATTTGGTGTCATCAACGGATAGGCCTAAGATGCTTATTGGATCAAGTCCACCAACCTGCATTTCCAGGTGTAACAACTGCACACCTTGCAAACCAATTCTTGTACCATTGCCACCTCCTGTTCCACAACAAACCCACTCTACCTTTGAGCAACCTCACACAGCCTTCCAGCGACCCGATGACTTTGGGCCTGAGACTGTGATCTGGAAATGCACTTGTGGCGGCAAGCTGTACAATCCGTAG